TGTTTAACTTTTCACTTGAGATTGGTTAAGAAGTTTTAGTCATTGATTATAATTCTATTTTAGAACTTAATTAATTTTTTGGCAAAGATTATATCACTTAAGAGATGTTATAATAACTATGAAAATTATCTGCTATTGAGGTGTGGTTATATGGAAAGTTTATCTACAGGAATAGAGGAGCTGGATATACTGATAGATGGAGGTTATCCTAAAGGAAAAAGCATTCTGATTACAGGTCCTCCGGGCTCGGGGAAGACTATTCTCGGGATTCACTTCCTTCACAGGAACTGCAAGGAAGGCAAGAAATGCATATTAATCCTTACAAGGGAACTTACGGAAGATATTCTCAACCAGTCCCATAGCCTCAACCTTGATCTCAAGCCTTTTCTGGAGAATGGGCAGCTTACAATCAAGAACATCTTTGAAGACAAAATGAATAAAATCAAGAGCGCTTCCAAATTCGGGAAAGGGCTCTGTGCTGTGAACACCGATATAATCGAGTATCTCAGCTCCATATCCTCGGAAGTTGATGTCGTGGTTATTGACAATATAGGGGTAATGGCTATAAATCACGATATAAGAGAGTTTGCCGATGAGTTTAGTTCAATCAGTATTATTCTTCTAAAAAATGGATGCACGACCCTTTTTATAATGGATGAGGACTCTTACAATCTCACCCACAGGCTTACCGGCTATATGGTCTTTGGGCTGATTCGGTTAACTTTACAGGAGAATTTTAAATCTGGAAAAACAAAAAAATATCTCTACATTGAAAAGATGAGGGATAAAGCCGTGCCTGTCAAATATTCCTTATTTGATATTACCTCTGAAGGAGTACAAATAATCACAGGCATAAGATGAACTTTTACAGGCTTAACTAAAAACAGAGCTTTGCCTTCCTCTTATAAGGAATTCACAGCAATCATTCCTGTTTCCTATAGTCTTAAGTGCTTCAACACTGAAATCTGGGTCTACTTTCAAAGTTATGATTGAGAATATTTTCCTGGTCAAAGTGCATAGAATAGGGTTTCTTCGGGCTTCTTCCCCCTTCCAGGGGCATTTTGTTCCCTTTACTATGCACGAGCTATCTTTTTCACCCATTTCAGAACAGAAGTCTCCACCCAGCTGGTTCATAATCTCGGCGCAAACCTCGCCTGCATAAGCGAAATCCATCTTCCTGCTTTCAAGATGGTACATCTCAAGCAGGGTATTCTCGACCATGCCTGTCATCTGGTTAATTATTATCTTCTTTTCCTCATTTGAAACAAACTGGAGCAGAGTAGGAATGACTGCGGTCAGGATACCCTGTACCCGGTTTTTTATCTCAAGGCTGTCGCGGTCAGCCACCAGCCTATCATGGAGGTATTTTACCCTGAGTAGAGATTTTACTCTGGTTTTGAGCTCAAGCCTGTTTATGGGTTTTGTAAGAAAATCATCAGCTCCAGCTTCAATTCCTTTGATCCTATCTTCAATCTGGGAAAGCGCAGTAAGCATCAAAACCGGGATAAATTGATTTTTAGGATCGCTTTTGACGATTTTACACACATCATAACCGCTGATCTCAGGCATCATGACATCCAGGAGAATCATATCAGGTTTTTCTTCCTCTAATTTCTGAATAGCTTCTTTCCCGCTGCTGGCAGTAATGACATCATATGGTTCTACTGAAAGATAAGCTTCAATAAGCTCTACGTTTTCAAGCATGTCATCTACAATAAGAATTTTCGGTCTGCTTTTTTTATTCCACAAGGTTTCCTCCCCCGGACTCGCGAATCTTTATCCCTTCAGATGTGATTTCAAAAATAGACATCTCAGGAGAAACAGGAGTGCTGCGCATCTTGGGTATACTCAGGTAGCGCTCCATTTTTCCAAGGTAAGAATTTTCCCTTACCAGCAGGCGAATAGACCCGTAAACCGAATATTCAGCAAGCTGGTGGGTTATGTTGTGTGCGGACTCATCCATGATTAAAAGCGCAGTACAGCCTTTTTTCCTTACCAGGTAATTCAGCGCATCAAACTGGTCTCTGAGCCTTTTTATGGACACCCTAAGAACAAAGGTACCTATATTGTCTATTACAAGGCATTCCGTTCCTTCACGTATTAATTCTACAAGATTGGGAATTTCAATATCCAGACTTTCAGGCTTGAACCCATACCTGGTCTGTCCTATAATTTCGGAACGGTTCTCGAAGATATTTTCTATAATAAGCTGTCCGCTTTCATAGTACGGGGTAAGATCGCGCCCTAAAAGGCTTGCCTGGTAGAGGATATCCTCAGGGGTCTCTTCAGTAGCAATTATCATGCATTTTCTGCCTTCAAGACAGTTTTTATAAATAAAATGAATTCCGAAGATTGTTTTCCCACTCCCTGCTATGCCTGTTATAAGGGTTACTTTGTTTACAGGGTAACCCCCACTTAGCTTCCTGTCAAGCTCCTCTATACCTGTTGAAAGCCTGTCCATTTTTATAGACCCTCTTACTTTCTGTATTCTATCTTTATAGTCTTCCCGTACTCTGAAATTATAGAATCATTAGCCTGCATGATAGAGCGATCTCCTGCAAACTCTGAATTTAGAATTGTTTATAAAGAGACTTGTTCCATTCAACTCCGCATTATATAGACAAAGCCTTCAAACCTTGTTGCCCAATCTTAATCCAACTGTCTTACCGTGCCGTAGAACTTTTGCCTATCAGGTTTTCGTCATTTCAAATTTTTATGAATATTACTTGTTCCACTCTTTTTATTATTGCGCATTCTTATTCTGTCACACTTTCTATATATTTTTATTCACTCATAGATTATCCATATCCAGTTGGGCACTTTATATCAAGATTTCAGGCTGGTCTTTTCCCAGTTAGCGCTTTTTTAACTTAATGATCCTGAATTCTGTCTTTACCAGTTCTGAGATTTCTTCATCATCCTTTTATCTCTTTCATTTTACCCTTTTGGCCTCTTTCTGCTCTTTTTTACCCCAATCTTCTTCGGTCAGATTTCTTTTTGCCTCAATATTCCTGATGTCTTAATTTTGAGAGAAAAGTTTAATATGGATAGCTTCTATCAATAGTGCTACACTGCGGGCTCGTGGGGTAGCCAGGATATCCTAATGGGCTTCGAAGTAAGATTCTTACGAAGATACCCATTGACTCGTGTTCGAATCGCGGCGGGCCCGCTAACTTATTTTTTCCATCCTTCCTGACGTTGTAAAGGAAGCTTATCCTTTTCTGGATTATTTCTTTCAGAGCTGAAAACAGATAATTGGCACTCTTATGCAGATATCCCACAGGATCTAAAAATATAGCAAGTCAATTTAATATATTATTATTAATATACTTCTTCATGGGAAAGGGGGATAAACAGGAAAGAATTTGCTGGCAGAACAGGGGCTTATAAATCAATATAACAACTTGGCGAGAAAGACATTACCTGAAAATTGATTCATTTCTATGTTTTTTTGACATCTTTTGTCACTGAGAGCTCATAGTAGGTTGGTTTGAACTTTCATTATCACCCTTGATTCTTACCAGTCGTCCCAGAAAAAAAATACTCAGTAATAAAAACGGTACGATGCAGCTAAGAAGAAGCTGTTAAAGGTCAATATGGAGAGTAAAAATAGTACCCTGAACCTTGGCACGGTTATTTCGGTCCGCGGCAGCATTGTAGACGTATTTTTCGAGAAGCATTTGCCGCCTGTATACACGTTGCTGCGTACAGGAAAAGAAAACCAGATTGCTATTGAGGTTTTGACCCAGCTTGATGCTCACCGTCTCCGCGGAATCGCTCTGACTCCTACCGAAGGTCTTGCTCGAGGCATGAAAGTGATAGATACAGGTGGACCTTTGAAGGCGCCTGTTGGTAAGGGAATCCTCTCACGAATGTTCGATGTATTTGGAAATGCCATAGACGGCAAGGAGCAGCCATCCGATATTCAATGGCGTTCTATACATCAGGCTCCGCCGCCACTCTCACGTCGGTCTACAATTTCTGAGGTCTTCGAGACTGGCATCAAGATTATAGATGTGCTGGCACCTCTTGAACGCGGTAGCAAGACTGGGCTCTTCGGGGGAGCAGGGGTTGGCAAAACTGTCCTGCTAACAGAAATGATTCACAATATGGTCAAGCATCATCAGGGAGTAAGCATATTTTGCGGCATAGGCGAACGCAGCCGCGAAGGGGAAGAGCTTTATCGTGACATGAAAGCTGCAGGGGTGCTCCCCAATATGGTCATGGTTTTCGGACAGATGAACGAACCTCCAGGCGCTCGTTTCCGGGTAGGTCATACGGCTCTGACAATGGCAGAATATTTCCGGGACGATGAGCATCGCGATGTGCTGCTGCTAATAGATAACATTTTCCGGTTTATCCAGGCTGGTTCTGAGGTATCCGGCTTGATGGGACAGATGCCTTCACGCCTTGGTTACCAGCCGACACTGGGCACTGAGCTGTCAGAACTTGAAGAACGCATTTCCAATACAGACGCTGGAGCCATTATGTCAATTCAAGCCGTGTATGTGCCGGCTGATGACTTTACGGACCCTGCGGCTGTGCATACATTCTCGCATCTTTCTGCTTCGCTTGTTCTTTCGCGCAAAAGAGCAAGCGAAGGACTCTATCCAGCTATTGATCCTTTGCAGTCAAATTCCAAAATATCTACACCTGGCGTTATAGGCGAAAGGCATTATCGTCTGGCTCAGGAAATCCGGCAGACACTTGCACAATACGCCGAACTCAAGGACATTATATCTATGCTTGGCTTGGAGCAGCTGTCGCAGGAAGACCGCAACGTGGTAGCCCGTGCCCGCCGACTGGAACGTTTCCTTACACAGCCGTTTTTCACTACAGAACAATTCACAGGCTATAAAGGCAAATTTGTCGCCCTTTCCGATGCGCTCGAGGGCTGTGAGCGTATTTTGCGCGATGAATTCAAAGAATATGCTGAAAGCGATCTTTACATGATTGGAACAATTGACGAAGCAGTAGCCAAAAAATCAAGCAGGGAAAGATCATGAACTCAGCACTCATGGATCTTAAAATTCTCCTGCCTTTCAAGGTCTTCGCAGATAAGAAAGGCGTATTACGCATAGTTGCCGAAACTCGTGCGGGTTCACTTGGACTTCTGCCACATCGACTTGATTGTGTTGCAGCTCTGGAGCCCGGAATCCTTACCTACGAAACCGAGGCTGAAGGCGAGATTTATGTTGCAGTCGATGAGGGAGTACTGGTAAAAACCGGTCCAAATGTGCTGGTTTCTGTGCGCAATGCCGTTGCCGGAACAGATCTGAGCCAGTTGAAAGAAACCGTAGAGAATGAGTTTTTGGCTGTAGATGAGACCGAGCAAAAAGTCCGTTCAGTGATGACAAAGCTGGAAATCGGGCTTATACGTCGCTTAGCAGAGTTTCGAAGTGGTTGACAGAATGGCAGAAAAACCTTCAAAAGACGAACCCCGTCTGGTCCGCCAGGTTGGGGCAAAGGCTGAACGCAAGCTCAGAGCACAGAGCCAGGTGAACCGGACTATCTGGCTTGGTTTAGGTATGATGGGGCTTATAGGCTGGTCAGTGGCAGTTCCAACCCTGCTTGGTGCTGCACTTGGGCTCTGGCTGGATGAACATTATCCAGCAAGCTATTCCTGGACGCTCACCATGCTGATTATTGGCTTATTCATCGGCTGCCTGAATGCATGGTACTGGGTAAGCAGGGAGCATAGGGAAATGCAACAGAACGAGGAGGATAACAATGAATGATGCTTTAAATCTCGTCTCGGCGCTGGCAGCTGGTTTTTTGCTAGGAGCTTTTTTCTTCGGAGGTCTCTGGTGGACGGTTCAGAGGGGGCTTTCATCCAGACGACCTGCATTGTGGTTTCTCGGCAGCCTGCTGCTGCGTACTGGCATTTCTGTTGCTGGATTTTACCTAGCTTCAGGAGGTCACTTGGAGAGGCTGTTAATATGCTTATTCGGGTTTTTCGCTATGCGCAGTGTTGTGCTCAGAATCACCAGACTCCAGGAGGAAGAACCGAATCAGTTAATAAAGGAGGCCAGTCATGCGAATTAGCCCTGATGAGCTGATTTTCTGGCAGTACGGATTTATCAAGCTCAACGCTACCATTGTGTACACCTGGGGACTGATGCTTTTAATGGCAGTCGGCTCAAAAATCGTTACAGACAAACTTTCCACAGGTCTGAAACGTTCTCGCTGGCAGAATGTTCTGGAAATTATTGTCACGGGTATTTTGAAGCAGATTGAAGACGTCGGCCTGGATAAGCCGCGAAAGTATCTGGACTTTCTGGGTACACTCTTTCTGTTCATTGCCGTAGCTAACCTCTGTATTATTATTCCAGGCTATGAACCACCTACCGGCTCTCTTTCAACCACTGCTGCGCTTGCATTATGCGTGTTTGTAGCTGTGCCGCTCTTCGGGATTGAAGAGCAGGGAGCTGGCAACTACCTGAGGTCGTATACAGAACCCACGATTATTATGCTGCCGTTTAATATAATCAGCGAGGTATCCCGCACCATATCTCTGGCAATTCGTCTGTTTGGTAATATTATGAGTGGCACGATGATCGTTGCCATTTTGCTGACCATTGCGCCGTTCATCTTCCCGGAGCTCATGATTGCTCTAGGTCTGCTCATTGGAATGGTGCAGGCCTACATTTTCAGTATCCTGGCTACAGTTTATATTGCTGCTGCCACCCGAACCAGCAAATCCAGGCGTGAAACTGGGGAATAAGAATGAAATGAAAAATCTAAGAACAGAAGGGGGATATTATGGCTTTAGATAATTATACAACTATAATCGCAGTAGCGTCAATTGTCACCTCTGGCATCACTATAGGTATTGGGGTTCTAGGACCTGCAATCGGTGAAGGGCGAGCTGTTGCTACAGCTCTGAGCTCACTGGCACAGCAACCTGACGCTTCGGCAACCATTACCCGGACCCTGTTCGTTGGCCTTGCTATGATCGAGTCCCTTTCTATCTATTGTTTCGTTATCTCGATTATTCTGATCTTTGCCAACCCATTCTGGAATAGAGCAATTACCTGAGTTGCTGAGGAAAATAGCTTATGCTGATCGATTGGTTCACGGTTATTGCACAGGTACTCAACTTCCTAATACTTGTGTGGTTGCTGAAGCGCTTTCTTTATAAACCCATTCTCAACGCTATTGATGCGCGTGAGAAAAAGGTGGCAGATGAACTTGCGAGTGCCGATGCAAAAGAGGCAGAAGCACAAAGAGAGAAAGAAGAGTTCAAGCGTAAGAACGAGGAATTTGACCAAGAGCGCGCCGAACTCCTCAAAAGGGCACAGGATGAAGCAAGAGCAGAACGCCAGCGGCTTCTAGA
The Methanosarcina thermophila TM-1 genome window above contains:
- a CDS encoding RAD55 family ATPase, whose translation is MESLSTGIEELDILIDGGYPKGKSILITGPPGSGKTILGIHFLHRNCKEGKKCILILTRELTEDILNQSHSLNLDLKPFLENGQLTIKNIFEDKMNKIKSASKFGKGLCAVNTDIIEYLSSISSEVDVVVIDNIGVMAINHDIREFADEFSSISIILLKNGCTTLFIMDEDSYNLTHRLTGYMVFGLIRLTLQENFKSGKTKKYLYIEKMRDKAVPVKYSLFDITSEGVQIITGIR
- a CDS encoding response regulator translates to MWNKKSRPKILIVDDMLENVELIEAYLSVEPYDVITASSGKEAIQKLEEEKPDMILLDVMMPEISGYDVCKIVKSDPKNQFIPVLMLTALSQIEDRIKGIEAGADDFLTKPINRLELKTRVKSLLRVKYLHDRLVADRDSLEIKNRVQGILTAVIPTLLQFVSNEEKKIIINQMTGMVENTLLEMYHLESRKMDFAYAGEVCAEIMNQLGGDFCSEMGEKDSSCIVKGTKCPWKGEEARRNPILCTLTRKIFSIITLKVDPDFSVEALKTIGNRNDCCEFLIRGRQSSVFS
- a CDS encoding F0F1 ATP synthase subunit epsilon, with translation MNSALMDLKILLPFKVFADKKGVLRIVAETRAGSLGLLPHRLDCVAALEPGILTYETEAEGEIYVAVDEGVLVKTGPNVLVSVRNAVAGTDLSQLKETVENEFLAVDETEQKVRSVMTKLEIGLIRRLAEFRSG
- a CDS encoding AtpZ/AtpI family protein, giving the protein MAEKPSKDEPRLVRQVGAKAERKLRAQSQVNRTIWLGLGMMGLIGWSVAVPTLLGAALGLWLDEHYPASYSWTLTMLIIGLFIGCLNAWYWVSREHREMQQNEEDNNE
- the atpD gene encoding F0F1 ATP synthase subunit beta; this translates as MESKNSTLNLGTVISVRGSIVDVFFEKHLPPVYTLLRTGKENQIAIEVLTQLDAHRLRGIALTPTEGLARGMKVIDTGGPLKAPVGKGILSRMFDVFGNAIDGKEQPSDIQWRSIHQAPPPLSRRSTISEVFETGIKIIDVLAPLERGSKTGLFGGAGVGKTVLLTEMIHNMVKHHQGVSIFCGIGERSREGEELYRDMKAAGVLPNMVMVFGQMNEPPGARFRVGHTALTMAEYFRDDEHRDVLLLIDNIFRFIQAGSEVSGLMGQMPSRLGYQPTLGTELSELEERISNTDAGAIMSIQAVYVPADDFTDPAAVHTFSHLSASLVLSRKRASEGLYPAIDPLQSNSKISTPGVIGERHYRLAQEIRQTLAQYAELKDIISMLGLEQLSQEDRNVVARARRLERFLTQPFFTTEQFTGYKGKFVALSDALEGCERILRDEFKEYAESDLYMIGTIDEAVAKKSSRERS
- a CDS encoding F0F1 ATP synthase subunit C; amino-acid sequence: MALDNYTTIIAVASIVTSGITIGIGVLGPAIGEGRAVATALSSLAQQPDASATITRTLFVGLAMIESLSIYCFVISIILIFANPFWNRAIT
- a CDS encoding F0F1 ATP synthase subunit A, whose amino-acid sequence is MRISPDELIFWQYGFIKLNATIVYTWGLMLLMAVGSKIVTDKLSTGLKRSRWQNVLEIIVTGILKQIEDVGLDKPRKYLDFLGTLFLFIAVANLCIIIPGYEPPTGSLSTTAALALCVFVAVPLFGIEEQGAGNYLRSYTEPTIIMLPFNIISEVSRTISLAIRLFGNIMSGTMIVAILLTIAPFIFPELMIALGLLIGMVQAYIFSILATVYIAAATRTSKSRRETGE
- a CDS encoding ATPase domain-containing protein, with protein sequence MDRLSTGIEELDRKLSGGYPVNKVTLITGIAGSGKTIFGIHFIYKNCLEGRKCMIIATEETPEDILYQASLLGRDLTPYYESGQLIIENIFENRSEIIGQTRYGFKPESLDIEIPNLVELIREGTECLVIDNIGTFVLRVSIKRLRDQFDALNYLVRKKGCTALLIMDESAHNITHQLAEYSVYGSIRLLVRENSYLGKMERYLSIPKMRSTPVSPEMSIFEITSEGIKIRESGGGNLVE
- a CDS encoding N-ATPase subunit AtpR; the protein is MNDALNLVSALAAGFLLGAFFFGGLWWTVQRGLSSRRPALWFLGSLLLRTGISVAGFYLASGGHLERLLICLFGFFAMRSVVLRITRLQEEEPNQLIKEASHAN